Proteins from one Stenotrophomonas aracearum genomic window:
- a CDS encoding penicillin-binding protein 1A, with product MTRLRRWLRWMLVVFLVLALIGAAVAGGLYYAISARLPDVQTLRDIEMQEPMYVYAADGQLMAVFGESRRTPITMKQVPERLKQAFLATEDARFYEHGGVDYKGIARAVWLLATTNDKRVPGGSTITQQVARQFFLSSEYSYTRKLAEILLARKIEQELSKDEIFELYLNKSFFGNRAYGVAAAAQFYYGKTLAELDLDEMASLAGIPKFPSSGNPISNPERARERRDFYVLQRMANLGFISQAEADAAKAVPMHATAHEPPVQVDAPYVAELVRQEMIARFGGDVLNKGYHVTTAINAEMQAAANLAVRDGLLQYDHRHGWHGVEQQVALGAGDDAAALAAHLRGISAQSGLLPAIVASTGADGSATVVLANRTEVVLPASAAKWTNKTPGKLVQRGDIVRVRTGEKEGQWLLDQIPRGQSALVSLDAQSGALKALVGGFSFSGNKFNRATQARRQPGSSFKPFIYAAAFDKGFNPASIVLDAPVVFRDRRGKTWQPQNDGGGFRGPMRLREALVQSRNLVSVRLLDGMGVEYARKYISEFGFAEAELPPNLSMSLGTASLTPLSVARGYAVFANGGSRVDTWLIDQVSDRDGNLVFKENPARACRECVGTSGGAPVSQVVDGFNFGAAAAPTPAGAPAPEQAAAPVVPVDPNARTAPRAIDARTAYQLVSMMRDVVQRGTGTAAKVLGREDVGGKTGSTNDHRDAWFSGFGGPYVTTVWVGRDDFRSLGYREYGGRAALPIWIDYMRVAMKDTPVAQNEPPTGMVQATLNGATEWVKVEDMEKLAEYDFNTQTQQADDAAFDIF from the coding sequence ATGACTCGTCTTCGACGCTGGCTGCGCTGGATGCTGGTGGTTTTCCTGGTCCTGGCCCTGATCGGCGCAGCGGTCGCCGGCGGCCTGTACTACGCCATTTCCGCGCGGCTGCCGGACGTCCAGACCCTGCGCGACATCGAGATGCAGGAGCCGATGTACGTCTATGCGGCCGACGGCCAGCTGATGGCGGTGTTCGGCGAGTCCAGGCGGACCCCGATCACCATGAAGCAGGTCCCCGAGCGCCTCAAGCAGGCCTTCCTGGCCACCGAGGACGCCCGCTTCTATGAGCACGGCGGGGTGGACTACAAGGGCATCGCCCGCGCGGTCTGGCTGCTGGCCACCACCAACGACAAGCGGGTCCCCGGCGGGTCGACCATCACCCAGCAGGTGGCCCGGCAGTTCTTCCTGAGCTCGGAGTACAGCTACACGCGCAAGCTGGCCGAGATCCTGCTGGCGCGCAAGATCGAGCAGGAACTGAGCAAGGACGAGATCTTCGAGCTGTACCTGAACAAGAGCTTCTTCGGCAACCGCGCCTACGGCGTGGCCGCGGCGGCCCAGTTCTACTACGGCAAGACCCTGGCCGAGCTGGACCTGGACGAGATGGCCTCGCTGGCCGGCATCCCCAAGTTCCCCTCCAGCGGCAACCCGATCAGCAACCCCGAGCGCGCCCGCGAACGCCGCGACTTCTATGTGCTGCAGCGCATGGCCAACCTGGGCTTCATCAGCCAGGCCGAGGCCGACGCGGCCAAGGCGGTGCCGATGCACGCGACCGCGCATGAGCCGCCGGTGCAGGTCGACGCCCCGTACGTGGCCGAGCTGGTCCGCCAGGAAATGATCGCCCGTTTCGGCGGGGACGTGCTCAACAAGGGCTACCACGTCACCACCGCCATCAACGCCGAGATGCAGGCGGCGGCGAACCTGGCGGTGCGCGACGGCCTGCTGCAGTACGACCACCGGCATGGCTGGCACGGCGTGGAGCAGCAGGTCGCACTGGGCGCGGGCGACGATGCGGCGGCGCTGGCGGCCCATCTGCGCGGGATCAGCGCCCAGTCCGGGCTGCTGCCGGCCATCGTGGCCTCCACCGGCGCCGACGGCAGCGCCACGGTGGTGCTGGCCAACCGCACCGAGGTGGTGCTGCCGGCCTCGGCGGCCAAGTGGACTAACAAGACCCCGGGCAAGCTGGTCCAGCGTGGCGACATCGTGCGCGTGCGCACCGGCGAGAAGGAAGGCCAGTGGCTGCTGGACCAGATTCCGCGCGGCCAGTCCGCGCTGGTCTCGCTGGACGCCCAGAGCGGTGCGCTGAAGGCGCTGGTGGGCGGTTTCAGCTTCTCCGGCAACAAGTTCAACCGCGCCACCCAGGCGCGCCGCCAGCCGGGGTCGAGCTTCAAGCCGTTCATCTACGCGGCCGCCTTCGACAAGGGCTTCAATCCGGCCTCGATCGTGCTGGACGCCCCGGTGGTGTTCCGCGACCGCCGCGGCAAGACCTGGCAGCCGCAGAACGACGGCGGCGGCTTCCGCGGGCCGATGCGCCTGCGCGAGGCGCTGGTGCAGTCGCGCAACCTGGTGTCGGTACGCCTGCTCGATGGCATGGGCGTGGAGTACGCACGCAAGTACATCAGCGAGTTCGGCTTCGCCGAGGCCGAGCTGCCGCCGAACCTGTCGATGTCGCTGGGCACCGCGTCGCTGACCCCGCTGTCGGTGGCACGCGGCTATGCGGTGTTCGCCAACGGCGGTTCGCGCGTGGATACCTGGCTGATCGACCAGGTCAGCGACCGCGACGGCAACCTGGTCTTCAAGGAAAACCCGGCCCGGGCCTGCCGCGAGTGCGTCGGCACCAGCGGCGGCGCGCCGGTCAGCCAGGTGGTGGACGGCTTCAACTTCGGCGCGGCCGCCGCGCCGACCCCGGCCGGTGCGCCCGCACCCGAGCAGGCCGCCGCGCCGGTGGTGCCGGTCGACCCCAACGCCCGCACTGCGCCGCGGGCGATCGATGCGCGCACCGCCTACCAGCTGGTCTCGATGATGCGCGACGTGGTCCAGCGCGGTACCGGCACCGCGGCCAAGGTGCTCGGCCGCGAGGACGTGGGCGGCAAGACCGGCTCCACCAACGACCACCGCGATGCCTGGTTCTCCGGTTTCGGTGGCCCGTACGTCACCACCGTGTGGGTGGGCCGCGACGACTTCCGTTCGCTGGGCTACCGCGAATACGGCGGCCGTGCGGCACTGCCGATCTGGATCGACTACATGCGGGTGGCGATGAAGGACACCCCGGTGGCGCAGAACGAGCCGCCGACGGGCATGGTGCAGGCCACGCTCAACGGCGCTACCGAATGGGTCAAGGTGGAGGACATGGAGAAGCTCGCCGAGTACGACTTCAACACCCAGACCCAGCAGGCTGACGACGCAGCGTTCGACATTTTCTGA
- a CDS encoding YadA-like family protein produces MYRLEHALSRRRRARLAAALIVALPGAVAATPPLVSSPAGVEVRDDDAPASARALSFAGGLGVGVGVAGVFGRDHVRERVIQCPAPAPPTPAESVLPPGWSDALWQVNDNGQRIARNRRDIDLLRDSVQAVVPVVPDLSDVVRFDKDATVHLRGARLIALGEGDVGPDSRHAVNGTQLYATEKRVAALEYTQLYARVGADDESFPAYAGHLSTALGSDARAEASGSTAIGSYATARGSNSVALGRAAIILEGAHDGFALGSRSRVLAENGMAIGASTQVWEGAHDSVALGFGSIVQRPFEVSVGGQGIRRRITNAMPGIAPDDVVSLRQLSELAGVIGTGVNAEGGVRGLRFAVQGRYHGTVSSALDALDYAVSAAHDRMGGIDQQVSALAAQQGSDGQGSADVEAAPMLTASVEATADADREGAFAADAPAPAPAAAPAEAGARGAQQAQAPLPPVDTRAVDDAVQRANAYTDQAMAGVDRRFDRIDRRMNRMAAMGSAQAAMAMNTAGLPTWNRLGAGVGHADGESALAVGYQRVLDRRATTTFSLNGAFSQGGESTVAVGVGIGW; encoded by the coding sequence ATGTACCGTCTTGAACACGCACTTTCCCGGCGCCGCCGCGCCCGCCTTGCCGCCGCGCTGATCGTGGCGCTGCCGGGGGCCGTCGCGGCCACGCCGCCGCTCGTATCCAGCCCGGCCGGCGTGGAGGTGCGCGACGACGACGCGCCTGCGTCTGCGCGCGCGCTGTCGTTTGCCGGCGGGCTGGGGGTCGGGGTCGGCGTGGCCGGGGTGTTCGGCCGCGACCACGTACGCGAGCGCGTGATCCAGTGCCCGGCACCGGCGCCGCCAACGCCGGCCGAAAGCGTGCTGCCGCCGGGATGGTCCGACGCGCTCTGGCAGGTCAACGACAATGGCCAGCGGATCGCCCGCAACCGACGCGACATCGACCTGCTGCGCGACAGCGTGCAGGCGGTGGTGCCGGTGGTGCCCGACCTGAGCGATGTAGTGCGCTTCGACAAGGACGCCACCGTGCACCTGCGTGGCGCACGCCTGATCGCCCTTGGCGAGGGCGATGTGGGCCCCGACAGCCGCCACGCGGTCAACGGAACGCAGCTGTATGCCACCGAAAAGCGGGTCGCGGCGCTGGAGTACACCCAGTTGTATGCGCGGGTCGGTGCCGACGACGAGAGTTTCCCCGCCTATGCCGGGCACTTGAGCACCGCACTGGGCAGCGACGCCCGCGCAGAGGCTTCGGGTTCGACCGCGATCGGCAGTTATGCCACCGCGCGCGGCAGCAATTCGGTGGCGCTCGGGCGTGCCGCGATCATCCTGGAAGGGGCGCACGACGGCTTCGCACTCGGCTCGCGCTCGCGCGTGCTGGCCGAGAATGGCATGGCGATCGGCGCCTCCACGCAAGTCTGGGAAGGCGCCCACGACAGCGTGGCACTGGGCTTCGGCTCGATCGTGCAGCGACCGTTCGAAGTGTCGGTGGGCGGGCAGGGCATCCGCCGGCGGATCACCAATGCGATGCCCGGCATCGCCCCCGACGATGTGGTATCGCTGCGGCAGCTCTCGGAGCTGGCGGGGGTGATCGGCACCGGCGTCAACGCCGAAGGCGGCGTGCGCGGCCTGCGCTTTGCGGTGCAGGGTCGGTATCACGGCACGGTCTCCAGCGCGCTGGATGCGCTCGACTATGCGGTGAGCGCCGCGCATGACCGGATGGGCGGGATCGACCAGCAGGTCAGCGCGCTGGCCGCGCAGCAGGGCAGTGACGGGCAGGGCAGTGCAGACGTGGAGGCGGCGCCCATGCTGACGGCGTCCGTGGAGGCGACTGCGGATGCAGACCGCGAGGGAGCGTTCGCAGCGGATGCGCCTGCGCCCGCGCCCGCCGCAGCTCCAGCCGAGGCTGGGGCGCGCGGCGCGCAGCAGGCCCAGGCGCCCCTGCCGCCGGTCGACACCCGTGCCGTGGACGACGCGGTGCAGCGAGCCAACGCCTACACCGACCAGGCGATGGCCGGCGTCGACCGCCGCTTCGACCGCATCGACCGGCGCATGAACCGCATGGCGGCGATGGGCAGCGCACAGGCGGCGATGGCAATGAACACCGCCGGGCTGCCTACCTGGAACCGGCTCGGCGCGGGCGTCGGCCATGCCGATGGCGAGTCCGCGCTCGCAGTGGGCTACCAGCGCGTGCTGGACCGGCGCGCCACCACCACCTTCAGCCTCAACGGCGCCTTCAGCCAGGGCGGCGAGAGCACCGTGGCGGTGGGCGTGGGCATCGGGTGGTAG
- a CDS encoding pilus assembly protein gives MRLHRTVFLLLFLLFAAPVSANLDVHPMRVHVDSGRTTSIRVHAQSPRTQYVRATVKRVVDPAGDAEHEVDEPPGDAAALAVTPGMFALAGGGSRLVRAIALAPVAEETAFRVYFEGVRGEDPDASAEVGPTASATIGVSLVWGVLVNVLPADGRVAMQLLDGALHNRGTLRLGIRRIEQCVAGACTTHDIERSVYPGAALALPFQPAAGARLRVDYRLSRDGYREHQQVLLP, from the coding sequence ATGCGCCTGCACCGTACTGTTTTCCTGCTTCTTTTCTTGCTGTTCGCCGCTCCGGTGTCGGCCAACCTGGACGTGCACCCCATGCGCGTGCACGTCGACAGCGGGCGCACCACCAGCATCCGCGTGCATGCCCAGTCGCCGCGCACCCAGTACGTCCGCGCCACGGTCAAGCGCGTGGTCGACCCGGCGGGCGACGCCGAACACGAGGTCGACGAACCGCCCGGCGATGCTGCCGCGCTTGCGGTCACGCCGGGCATGTTCGCGCTGGCCGGCGGCGGCAGCCGCCTGGTGCGGGCGATCGCGCTGGCGCCGGTGGCCGAGGAAACCGCGTTCCGGGTGTACTTCGAAGGGGTGCGCGGCGAAGACCCGGACGCATCGGCGGAGGTGGGGCCCACTGCCAGCGCCACCATCGGGGTCAGCCTGGTGTGGGGCGTGCTGGTCAACGTGCTGCCCGCAGACGGACGCGTCGCGATGCAGCTGCTCGACGGTGCCCTGCACAACCGCGGCACGTTGCGGCTGGGCATCCGCCGCATCGAACAGTGCGTCGCCGGCGCCTGCACCACCCATGACATCGAGCGCAGCGTCTATCCCGGCGCTGCGCTGGCGCTGCCTTTCCAGCCGGCAGCCGGCGCGCGGCTGCGCGTGGACTACCGGCTCAGCCGCGACGGTTATCGCGAACACCAGCAGGTCCTGCTGCCTTGA
- a CDS encoding CfaE/CblD family pilus tip adhesin: MSRTVYRLAVAVLASLLLAKPAAAQRPPVTLPTPGTTVTTHHHAFDRAAPQPLQLWAPRTVLGFQEVDHGHGRIHVTCTDTPARGRCPRTDSGEGPTGRSPIQLEFHEQRSGQRRDIAVIGWLERVEWERACSNDYWDKSEYPLWTSATRECHVEPAGTAATLEVAARDIALLVAGRWQAELHLDVRSGLGGAVLGRHVFVLEVTVTDPERAAIHFPEHGASVAPMDLQLQRRSRPLPASVGGEGVLDMCLYDGLGSLSSQLVLVARDGGPEAPGRPHGYFSVWHQRGGRAAHERIDYRLHLLHAGRRIDLAHDEHTVLDGIDSAELRPVLLPGMEQAVHCVPTPLTFLTPPFPAADKRDGRYQGELSLEMRLPTRRP; the protein is encoded by the coding sequence GTGAGCCGCACGGTGTATCGGCTGGCCGTGGCCGTCCTGGCATCGCTGCTGCTGGCAAAGCCGGCCGCCGCGCAGCGTCCGCCGGTGACCCTGCCGACCCCGGGAACCACCGTCACCACGCATCACCACGCATTCGACCGGGCCGCGCCGCAGCCGCTGCAGCTGTGGGCGCCGCGCACCGTGCTCGGTTTCCAGGAAGTGGACCACGGGCACGGACGGATCCATGTGACCTGCACGGACACGCCGGCGCGCGGCCGCTGCCCGCGCACCGACAGCGGCGAAGGCCCGACCGGGCGCAGCCCGATCCAGCTGGAGTTCCACGAACAGCGCAGTGGCCAGCGCCGCGACATCGCCGTCATCGGCTGGCTGGAGCGGGTTGAATGGGAGCGCGCCTGCAGCAACGACTACTGGGACAAGTCGGAGTACCCGCTGTGGACCTCGGCCACCCGCGAGTGCCACGTTGAGCCCGCCGGCACGGCCGCCACGCTGGAAGTGGCGGCGCGGGACATCGCGCTGCTGGTGGCCGGGCGCTGGCAGGCCGAGCTGCACCTGGACGTGCGCAGCGGCCTGGGCGGCGCGGTGCTGGGTCGGCATGTGTTCGTGCTGGAGGTGACCGTCACCGATCCCGAGCGTGCCGCGATCCACTTTCCCGAACATGGCGCCTCGGTCGCGCCGATGGACCTGCAGCTGCAGAGGCGCAGCCGGCCGCTGCCAGCCAGCGTCGGCGGGGAAGGGGTGCTGGACATGTGCCTGTACGACGGCCTGGGCTCGCTCAGCAGCCAGCTGGTACTGGTCGCGCGTGACGGCGGCCCCGAAGCGCCGGGACGACCGCACGGTTATTTCTCGGTCTGGCATCAGCGTGGCGGGCGCGCCGCGCATGAGCGGATCGATTACCGCCTGCACCTGCTGCACGCGGGCCGGCGCATCGACCTGGCGCATGACGAGCACACCGTACTGGACGGGATCGACAGCGCCGAGCTGCGGCCGGTGCTGCTGCCGGGCATGGAGCAGGCCGTGCACTGCGTGCCTACGCCGCTGACCTTCCTGACCCCGCCGTTTCCCGCTGCGGACAAGCGCGATGGCCGTTACCAGGGCGAGCTGAGCCTGGAAATGCGCCTGCCGACCCGTCGCCCCTGA
- a CDS encoding CS1-pili formation C-terminal domain-containing protein: MRIPASALVRLAVALVLAPMAAQASPVPAGFEDLVSGQRERLEVRAFGRSAGLWPAWVTLDHIQFEDPAQVLAALGLSRSAQQTLLPALSTPLPRDSHLACVHARPQPGCGWRAPSEDPHRVHAIFDESDGALLLFPALRWLPREASADDGLHRLSEHAENALLHQQSLTLSGGGRDHALNAHGSAALGVLRSGHLGGSWNYARQGWPGQPTRDRFQLDDLYYRHDLARRHYLQLGRMDRRNLASSQGGQFGLGLLPLERFDGVRVGTTQAYVDVDADPGAAPLAVLLSRPARVDAFDGERLLQTFYLPAGVTDLDTRQFPPGSYEVTLRIHEDGRLVRSEIQPFSRGQDWGEPGLQWFVQGGRQRAQGRDPASGQRALQAGLRLPLARQSGASVGVARIGDDSYAELRTGTRHRLRTHDLQAEIGAIAGSDGSRGSQQQLSVRNRASWNLYRQRMRGARCHDRLGCADALSASLSLPLAGGSLYFGHTRRRSAAPVRSGFARIAERTRSVQVNYSLTRQWRGMSVSARLGAWHQAGARHDQGAQFGVSVSRLQHAAGSSVLRRFGIEARQPRQGEPERALVLAQSWRQEQDGSAREAGAELEVDDRGAVDALLALRAYTPLGHTGAVLSHYRQAHATATAYSLSHGSALALSRRGLFWGSANGADAGAAVSVAAADLPTLEGAAAEVQAGAQGRQILRFGQRRLLPLSGYQRHRVDVHDVAHAVQDAGVRVTRPGTAHQPFLLPGRVIALPVGVEATYTYIGSARDAAGSALAGARILNAAAAPLGDDGGFIAEFPQREAVLYLLRRQQLLQCPLQVREQRSVVLLVGPLACAPLERDALPEHISQQPRVQQLLDAAAPIALGRP, encoded by the coding sequence ATGCGAATTCCTGCTTCCGCCCTGGTCCGGCTGGCGGTGGCGCTCGTGCTTGCCCCGATGGCGGCGCAGGCGAGCCCGGTGCCGGCCGGTTTCGAAGACCTGGTCAGTGGCCAGCGCGAACGTCTCGAGGTACGCGCGTTCGGTCGCTCGGCCGGCCTGTGGCCCGCCTGGGTCACGCTCGACCACATCCAGTTCGAAGACCCCGCGCAGGTCCTGGCCGCGCTGGGCCTGTCCCGCTCCGCCCAGCAGACCCTGCTGCCCGCGCTGTCGACCCCGCTGCCGCGCGACAGCCATCTCGCCTGCGTCCACGCCCGGCCGCAGCCCGGATGCGGCTGGCGCGCCCCGTCCGAGGATCCCCATCGCGTGCATGCCATCTTCGACGAAAGCGACGGCGCCCTGCTGCTGTTCCCCGCGCTGCGCTGGCTACCGCGCGAGGCGTCGGCCGACGATGGCCTGCACCGCCTCAGCGAGCACGCCGAAAACGCGCTGCTGCACCAGCAGAGCCTGACCCTCAGCGGCGGCGGCCGCGACCATGCGCTGAACGCGCATGGCAGTGCCGCGCTCGGCGTGCTGCGCAGCGGGCACCTTGGGGGCAGCTGGAACTACGCGCGGCAGGGATGGCCCGGTCAACCCACGCGCGACCGCTTCCAGCTCGACGACCTGTATTACCGGCATGACCTGGCCCGGCGCCATTACCTGCAGCTGGGGCGCATGGACCGCCGCAACCTGGCCAGCAGCCAGGGGGGCCAGTTCGGGCTGGGCCTGCTGCCGCTGGAACGTTTCGACGGCGTGCGCGTGGGCACTACCCAGGCCTATGTCGATGTCGACGCCGATCCGGGCGCCGCGCCGCTTGCCGTGCTGCTGTCCCGACCGGCGCGCGTGGACGCCTTCGATGGCGAGCGCCTGCTGCAGACCTTCTACCTGCCTGCCGGCGTCACCGACCTGGACACCCGCCAGTTTCCGCCCGGCAGCTACGAGGTCACCCTGCGCATCCATGAGGACGGCCGGCTGGTGCGCAGTGAGATCCAGCCGTTCTCGCGCGGCCAGGACTGGGGCGAACCCGGCCTGCAGTGGTTCGTCCAGGGCGGCCGGCAGCGTGCGCAGGGCCGCGACCCCGCGAGCGGGCAGCGCGCACTCCAGGCCGGACTGCGCCTGCCACTGGCGCGACAGTCCGGGGCCAGCGTGGGCGTCGCCCGGATCGGCGACGACAGCTACGCCGAACTGCGCACCGGTACCCGGCACCGCCTGCGCACGCATGACCTGCAGGCCGAGATCGGCGCCATCGCCGGCAGCGACGGCAGCCGTGGCAGCCAGCAACAGCTGAGCGTGCGCAACCGCGCGTCCTGGAACCTGTACCGCCAGCGCATGCGTGGTGCGCGCTGCCATGACCGGCTCGGCTGTGCCGATGCCCTGAGCGCCTCATTGAGCCTGCCGCTGGCCGGCGGCAGCCTGTATTTCGGCCACACCCGGCGGCGCAGCGCGGCGCCCGTGCGCTCCGGCTTCGCGCGCATCGCCGAGCGCACCCGCAGCGTGCAGGTGAACTACAGCCTGACCCGGCAGTGGCGCGGCATGAGCGTCAGCGCCCGGCTCGGCGCCTGGCACCAGGCCGGCGCGCGCCATGACCAGGGCGCGCAGTTCGGCGTGAGCGTGTCGCGGCTGCAGCACGCCGCCGGCAGCAGCGTGCTGCGCCGGTTCGGCATCGAAGCGCGGCAGCCGCGCCAGGGCGAACCGGAGCGCGCGCTGGTGCTGGCCCAGTCGTGGCGGCAGGAGCAGGATGGCAGCGCACGCGAAGCCGGCGCCGAACTCGAGGTCGACGACCGCGGTGCTGTCGACGCGCTGCTCGCGCTGCGCGCGTACACCCCGCTCGGGCATACCGGCGCGGTGCTGTCGCATTACCGTCAGGCGCACGCCACGGCCACCGCCTACAGCCTCAGCCATGGCTCGGCGCTGGCCCTGTCGCGGCGCGGCCTGTTCTGGGGTAGCGCCAACGGCGCCGATGCCGGGGCGGCGGTGAGCGTCGCCGCAGCCGACCTGCCGACCCTGGAGGGCGCCGCCGCCGAAGTGCAGGCCGGCGCGCAGGGACGCCAGATCCTTCGCTTCGGGCAACGCCGCCTGCTGCCGTTGAGCGGCTACCAGCGCCACCGCGTGGACGTGCACGATGTCGCCCACGCGGTGCAGGACGCCGGCGTGCGCGTGACCCGCCCGGGCACCGCGCACCAGCCGTTCCTGCTGCCGGGCCGGGTGATCGCGCTGCCGGTCGGGGTCGAAGCCACCTACACCTACATCGGCAGCGCACGCGATGCCGCTGGCAGCGCACTGGCGGGCGCGCGCATCCTCAATGCGGCTGCGGCGCCGCTGGGGGACGACGGCGGCTTCATCGCCGAGTTCCCGCAGCGCGAAGCGGTGCTGTACCTGCTGCGGCGGCAACAGCTGCTGCAGTGCCCGTTGCAGGTGCGCGAACAGCGCAGCGTGGTCCTGCTGGTCGGGCCGCTGGCCTGCGCGCCGCTGGAGCGCGACGCGCTGCCCGAGCACATCAGCCAGCAGCCGCGGGTCCAGCAGCTGCTCGATGCGGCCGCGCCGATCGCACTGGGTCGTCCGTGA
- a CDS encoding CS1 type fimbrial major subunit — MYRTLKQAALGLALSTAALSVHAAEAHITVWANVDPTLSLLKADGSVLPDAVQMPYRAGQGLGSWSERVRVFSNDTSMDVDVRLAEPAVLMPKVTAAGATNIPLAVSLNGRELGVAPIAFTADQLFLGAIPGASIEMPLTVAQATPGPIAAAGLYDGPVSLVLAQRASSL, encoded by the coding sequence ATGTACCGCACTCTGAAACAGGCCGCGCTGGGCCTGGCGCTGTCTACCGCCGCACTGTCCGTCCACGCCGCCGAAGCGCACATCACCGTCTGGGCCAACGTCGACCCGACCCTGTCGCTGCTCAAGGCCGATGGCAGCGTGCTGCCCGACGCCGTGCAGATGCCCTATCGCGCAGGGCAGGGGCTGGGCAGCTGGAGCGAACGGGTGCGCGTGTTCTCCAACGACACCAGCATGGATGTCGACGTGCGCCTGGCCGAGCCGGCCGTGCTGATGCCCAAGGTGACCGCCGCCGGTGCCACCAACATCCCGCTGGCGGTCAGCCTCAATGGTCGCGAACTGGGCGTTGCGCCCATCGCCTTCACTGCCGACCAGCTGTTCCTCGGCGCCATTCCCGGTGCCTCCATCGAAATGCCGCTGACCGTCGCCCAGGCCACGCCGGGTCCGATCGCCGCGGCCGGCCTGTATGACGGCCCGGTCAGCCTGGTACTGGCGCAGAGGGCCAGCAGCCTCTGA
- a CDS encoding citrate synthase, which produces MSDLDQVTLNAGEKSVVLPVIKPTLGNDCVDISKLTKETGLFTYDSGFTATASCKSAITYIDGDKGVLLYRGYPIEQLSEKSSYVEVAYLLINGERPSAEQLKAFTDELAAEANVDASINALIASFDKDAHPMAILAAAIAQLSAKYHASLDLSDAEQRRQSAVRLIAKVPTLSALIYRHGKGLPANTPDTSLDYVSRFLKQTFESADGQYDLNPDVVKALDLLFILHADHEQNASTSTVRLVGSTGANPYASVAAGVTALWGPAHGGANEAVLKMLEEIGSADNVESAVLKAKDKTSGFRLMGFGHRVYKNFDPRAKVIGEMTSKVLKQLGVQDPLLDVAVKLEQAALQDDYFVARKLYPNVDFYSGIIYKALQIPTEMFTVMFALGRTSGWVAHWLEQQVDPEMKIGRPRQVYTGSDVRDYQG; this is translated from the coding sequence GTGTCCGATCTTGATCAGGTCACGCTCAACGCCGGCGAAAAGTCGGTCGTTCTGCCTGTCATCAAACCCACGCTCGGCAACGATTGCGTCGATATTTCGAAGCTGACCAAGGAAACCGGTCTCTTCACCTACGACTCCGGCTTCACCGCCACCGCCAGCTGCAAGTCCGCCATCACCTATATCGACGGTGACAAGGGCGTGCTGCTGTATCGCGGCTACCCCATCGAACAGCTGTCGGAAAAGTCCAGCTACGTCGAAGTGGCTTACCTGCTGATCAACGGCGAGCGTCCGAGCGCCGAGCAGCTGAAGGCCTTCACCGACGAGCTGGCGGCCGAAGCCAACGTCGACGCCTCGATCAACGCGCTGATTGCCAGCTTCGACAAGGACGCCCATCCGATGGCGATCCTGGCCGCGGCCATCGCGCAGCTGTCGGCGAAGTACCACGCTTCGCTGGACCTGTCCGACGCCGAACAGCGTCGCCAGTCCGCCGTGCGCCTGATCGCCAAGGTGCCGACCCTGTCGGCGCTGATCTACCGCCACGGCAAGGGCCTGCCGGCCAACACGCCGGACACCTCGCTGGACTACGTCAGCCGCTTCCTGAAGCAGACCTTCGAGTCCGCCGACGGCCAGTACGACCTGAACCCGGACGTGGTCAAGGCGCTGGACCTGCTGTTCATCCTGCACGCCGACCACGAGCAGAACGCCTCGACCTCGACCGTGCGCCTGGTCGGTTCGACCGGTGCCAACCCGTACGCCTCGGTCGCCGCCGGCGTCACCGCGCTGTGGGGTCCGGCCCACGGCGGTGCCAACGAAGCCGTGCTGAAGATGCTCGAGGAAATCGGTTCGGCCGACAACGTCGAATCGGCCGTGCTCAAGGCCAAGGACAAGACCTCCGGCTTCCGCCTGATGGGCTTCGGCCACCGCGTGTACAAGAACTTCGACCCGCGCGCCAAGGTCATCGGCGAGATGACCAGCAAGGTGCTCAAGCAGCTGGGCGTGCAGGATCCGCTGCTCGACGTTGCGGTCAAGCTGGAACAGGCCGCGCTGCAGGACGACTACTTCGTCGCCCGCAAGCTGTACCCGAACGTCGACTTCTACAGCGGCATCATCTACAAGGCGCTGCAGATCCCGACCGAAATGTTCACCGTCATGTTCGCACTGGGCCGTACCTCCGGCTGGGTCGCGCATTGGCTGGAACAGCAGGTCGACCCGGAAATGAAGATCGGCCGTCCGCGCCAGGTCTACACCGGCAGCGACGTGCGCGACTACCAGGGCTGA
- a CDS encoding type B 50S ribosomal protein L31: MKADIHPNYRDVVFQDVTSDFKILSRSTIATKETTTWTDGNEYPLVKIEISSASHPFYTGQHKVIDTSGRIDKFKRRFGKTAA; encoded by the coding sequence ATGAAGGCCGATATCCATCCGAACTACCGTGACGTCGTCTTCCAGGACGTCACCTCTGACTTCAAGATCCTGTCGCGTTCGACCATTGCGACCAAGGAAACCACGACCTGGACCGACGGTAACGAATACCCGCTGGTCAAGATCGAAATCTCCTCGGCCTCGCACCCGTTCTATACGGGCCAGCACAAGGTGATCGACACCAGCGGCCGTATCGACAAGTTCAAGCGTCGTTTCGGCAAGACCGCCGCCTGA